The Guyparkeria halophila DNA window AGCTCGGTCTCGATGGCACGCTGGTAACGCGCCTGCTCGATGAATTGACTGGTGCCCAGCGACTGGTCCTGATTGAGCATCTCGAGCCCGACGCCATCGCCGCCCGGCAGGCCTTGCTGGGCCATCAGCATGCGGATCTCGGGTAACCGGTCCGCCCCTACCATCACGGTACCGTTGTTTGCCAGCTCGTACGGCTCGCCCGCGGCCTTGAGGGCGTCGACCACTTCGGCCGACGCCTGGGCATCCAGTGACTGGTACAGGGGGACCATCGATTTGCCGCTTCCCCACAGAAAGAAGCCGACCATGAACGAGATCACCGCCGCCAATGCAATCAGCAGCAACAACTGACGGAAACTTGACGACTGCGTGAATGCATCCATCTGCCGAATCCAGCGCGGGCTCTCGCCGCTGCCGGTCGGAGTGGTGGTGATAGCTGAACCTTGGGCCATGACGTTATGTCCGAATCAGGAAAGTACGGGGGACGCGGGAGAGCGAGGCATTACAACGGCATGTTCATGACCTTTTCGTAGGCCTGAACCAGTTTGTTGCGCACCTGCAGGGTGGCCTCGAAGGCCACGGAAGATCGCTGCGAGGCGAGCATGACCTGGGTGAGCGTCACCTGATCGTCACCCGCCTGCAGGCGGTTCTTGAGATCGCCGGTGGTCTGCTGCGCCTCGTTGACCTGCCCGACCGCCTGGGTCAGGGCATCGGCAAAATTGCTGCGCTCGACTTCGTTGACGCCCTGCGCGGCGGGATTGATCGCTTCCGGACCCGCCGGGCGCTGCGTGGCCTGGGTACGCAGCTGCTGCATCTGGGAAAGGATCTGATCGACTGACATGTCGTTGCCGCTCATGGACCCACCTCGTTGACTGTCGCGAATTGACTTGCGTCAGTCTCTAGCAGGACCCGTGCCAGTTCCGTTCGAAGTCGGGGGGCAGGAGCGTCAACCGATCTGGTACTTGCGCATCTTCTCGACGAGGGTGGTGCGACGGATCCCCAGCAGACGTGCCGCACGCGCGACCACGGCGTCGGCCTGTGTCAACGCCGCCTGGATCCAGGCCTGCTCAATCGCCTCGAGCTGCGACTTCAGCGAAATGCCGTCGTCCGGCAGCGTCAGGTCGCAGTCTTCGACCTCCTCCGGGGTCAGCGGCAGTCGCGGGCCGATGTTCTCGGTCAATGACCAGATGCTGCGCGGGTCCGGGTCCATTCGCGCCACCGCTGCCGACTGATCGGTGGATGCCTCAGCCGAGTGCTCGGGCGCGGGCTCCGACGGGCCGAGGTGCTGCAGATGCGCGGGGAGATCGGCGACCCGGGCCGGGCGGTCTCCCGCAAGAATGCCGATCCGCTCGAGCACATTCGCCAGCTCGCGCACATTGCCGGGCCAATCGTGCTGGCTGAGCGCCGAGATCACCGCATCGGTCAGCGTGGGCGCCGGTCGGCCGTCGCGGTGCAGCCGCTCCACCAGCGCCGCGGCGATCTCCGACAGGTCGTCACGCAGTGCGCGCAACGGCTGGGTCTGGATGGGAAAGACGTTGAGACGGTAATAGAGGTCCTGACGGAACTTGCCCTCGTCGACCATCGAGAGCAGATCACGGTGCGTCGCCGCGACGATGCGCACGTCGGCATCGAACGAGGCGCTGCCGCCGACGCGCTCGAACTTGCGCTCCTGCAGCACCCGCAGGATCTTGACCTGCATGGAGAACGGCATGTCGCCGATCTCGTCGAGAAAGATGGTGCCGCCCTGCGCCAGTTCGAAACGCCCCTTGCGCTGGCTGATCGCGCCGGTGAAGGCGCCTTTTTCGTGACCGAACAATTCCGATTCGAGCAACTCGCCGGGAATGGCCCCGCAGTTGACCGGCACGAAGGGCTTGTCGGCACGCTCGGAGAGCATGTGGATCATCCGCGCGACCACTTCCTTGCCGGTGCCGGTCTCGCCCAGGATCAGCACGGTGGCATCCGTCGGCGCCACCTGGGCCACCTCGCGGCGCAGCCCCTCGAGTGCGGGGCTGCTGCCGATCAGGCCGCGGTTTTCATGACGCAGTCGCTCGCCGTGCCAGCGGCTCTTCATCGGCGCGAGCACGGCCTGCAGCGTATCCAACGACACCGGCCATGAAAGCTGGGCCTGCGGCGGCATGGGCGGGACACCGTCAAGCTCACCCATCACCACCCACGGGGGCTGGGTGGCCGAATCGGTCGCCTCGATCGCGCCCTCGGCAGCGAAGGTCAATCGGCACATCGGCGCATCGGATCCGGGCGGCTGGTGGCCTGTGCGGGTATCGAAACCGAGCAGCGTCAATTGCTCCTTCAGCAACGACGCCTCGGGCGCCTCGCTGTCGATCCAGCAAAGGGGTTGCGGCCGCGGCATGCTCTTCTCCTGGGTCCTCGGCGGTCGGGTGCCGCCGATTCTTGTTGTTTTTTGTTTGCTTTTCCGAGCAAACTGTCGCACTCATCCCGTCATGGCCCTCGAACGGGCGGCGGTGACAATCGGCGAACGCGAAAGTTCCCGGGAAAATTAGCGCGCGCCCAGCGACATGTCAAAACATTGTCACTCGCAATGAAATCCCGTGCGCTCCCTTGTGGCTTGTGAGCGACACCGGCCCGTCCTACCATCGTCGGTAACCTCGACGTGCCGGGGAACGTGCCCAGGGAAACGCGGCACGACCGGCAACCGCCCCGACCGGAGCCCGCATGAAGATTCTCAAGGTCGAACAGCCCGGTCAGACGACCACCGCGGGGCCGGTCCTCCGACTGGAGACGGGGCAGCGCCTGGCGGCCATTTCGCTGTCGGATGCGCGCCCCGGTGAGCGCGCGATGCTGTCGGTGGCCGGGGGACAGTTGCAGGTCACCACCCAACATCCGCTGAAAGCCGGCCAGGCCATCGATCTCGAGGTCACCAGACTGGGCGAGCAGGTTCACCTGCGGCCACTCGGTCCTCCCCCTGACCCGCGTCGGCTCGATCAGGCGCAGTTGACCCGCAACCTGCTGCAGGCGCTCGCCCGTCTGCCAGCCCCCGGCGTGGGCACCCCGAATATCACCTCGAATACCGCCCCGGCTGCCGGGATGTCACCGGCCGGTCCCGGCACGGGCACCGCAGCCACCGCCCCTCCCGGCGTCCCGGCTCAGGCGTCGGGCGGCTCGGCAACGGGGGGCGCGCCGAATGCCCCGGCCTCCGCAACCCAGCCGAATTCGTCGACTCCCCAACAGGCCAGCGGGACCAACGCCGCACCGATCCCGGCCTCGGTCTTTCAGGCCACTCGATCGAGTGGCGCGGCTGGAGCCACCGAATCGCTGCTGCGCGCCGCATTCGCCCAGGCCAGCGCGACGGGCAGCCAACCAACCGCTCCGGCGAACGCCCCGGCCCCGGGGCAAGCCATGCCAACGGCGCCAGCGCAGGCCATACCGCCGGGGCTCAATGGGCTGCTGCCGCTGCTCTCGGCGCTGCGCGAACCGCGGCTCATCCAGGGACTGGTCTCCGGCTGGCTGGCCACACCGACCAATCCCGCCCCACAACCCAACCCGCTCGCCGGCATGGGCGGTCCGATGCCGGCGCCCGCCGGCCAGGGGCAAGGATTCATGGAAACCCCACTGGGCACCCTGCTCCAACAAGCCGCGCGCAGCCTGCGCAGTCAGCCGGATCTGGCCCCCCGCGATCCGGCCACCCGGCAGGCCACTCTGGAATTCATGCAGCGCCTCGGCGA harbors:
- the fliE gene encoding flagellar hook-basal body complex protein FliE — translated: MSGNDMSVDQILSQMQQLRTQATQRPAGPEAINPAAQGVNEVERSNFADALTQAVGQVNEAQQTTGDLKNRLQAGDDQVTLTQVMLASQRSSVAFEATLQVRNKLVQAYEKVMNMPL
- a CDS encoding sigma-54 interaction domain-containing protein, yielding MPRPQPLCWIDSEAPEASLLKEQLTLLGFDTRTGHQPPGSDAPMCRLTFAAEGAIEATDSATQPPWVVMGELDGVPPMPPQAQLSWPVSLDTLQAVLAPMKSRWHGERLRHENRGLIGSSPALEGLRREVAQVAPTDATVLILGETGTGKEVVARMIHMLSERADKPFVPVNCGAIPGELLESELFGHEKGAFTGAISQRKGRFELAQGGTIFLDEIGDMPFSMQVKILRVLQERKFERVGGSASFDADVRIVAATHRDLLSMVDEGKFRQDLYYRLNVFPIQTQPLRALRDDLSEIAAALVERLHRDGRPAPTLTDAVISALSQHDWPGNVRELANVLERIGILAGDRPARVADLPAHLQHLGPSEPAPEHSAEASTDQSAAVARMDPDPRSIWSLTENIGPRLPLTPEEVEDCDLTLPDDGISLKSQLEAIEQAWIQAALTQADAVVARAARLLGIRRTTLVEKMRKYQIG
- a CDS encoding flagellar hook-length control protein FliK, with translation MKILKVEQPGQTTTAGPVLRLETGQRLAAISLSDARPGERAMLSVAGGQLQVTTQHPLKAGQAIDLEVTRLGEQVHLRPLGPPPDPRRLDQAQLTRNLLQALARLPAPGVGTPNITSNTAPAAGMSPAGPGTGTAATAPPGVPAQASGGSATGGAPNAPASATQPNSSTPQQASGTNAAPIPASVFQATRSSGAAGATESLLRAAFAQASATGSQPTAPANAPAPGQAMPTAPAQAIPPGLNGLLPLLSALREPRLIQGLVSGWLATPTNPAPQPNPLAGMGGPMPAPAGQGQGFMETPLGTLLQQAARSLRSQPDLAPRDPATRQATLEFMQRLGEQVERSQLATALSQGAAGAAAGTQTGPNQPTWLLEIPLQLANEAHTLRLSIREEDDSGEAQSGGGRWRIDLAMEWPQLGPLHAALVMQGEQIDVDLFADQPATVTVLETTRPTLARGLADAGFTPGRLGAHPGPPPASAQARLEPDTAAAAGDSAPQGFLSEQA